The genomic window AGTATCAGGTTGCTCAGTTTTAGAGCTCCCACCGCCACAACCAATCAATAACAAACATCCAGCTAACACGACAAGCGCTTTCATTTTCATTCCTTAAATATCGTTAACACGTTGACTAGGTTCCGTGTCTTTAAAAGCTAATGATTATAAGGAGTTAACACCATTATTTAATTGATAAATTGTAACTGAATATACTAAGGTCTAAATTTCGTTGCCGAATTGTTTACGCTATTGGTCTAATCGACTAATGTCCCATTGAATTAGTCTTTGCGTATGAGGGCGTAGGTTACAAAAAATAGACAGTTGTAAAAATAAAGTAACATAATGATAAGTATATAAATTATTTATAATCATGGGATTGTTCACGCAAATTTTGAGGAGTATACTGCGCGCGTTTTTAGATACTCACTAAACGCTATTTTTAAGGTAGATTTGCCCATGGTTTCCGGTGTTATTCTCGCACTTATCGCCCTCGCCTTTGTCCTCATCGTTATCGAAGACATTATTCATGTCAATAAAGCTAAAACAACGCTGTTTTTTGGAACGCTGTGTTGGATAATTATTTTTGTTACGCCCCTTGGCGGATATTCAAGTGAAGCCTTACAGCACAAACTCGATCACAACATTTTAGAGATTGCCACTTTGTGGTTATTCTTAATGGCCGCCATGACGTTTGTTGCCTACTTAAACTCTAAAGGCTTTATTCAGAACCTTGTTCACCGGATTATGCCAACGCAAATTAGCGAACGTAAACTGATGTTTCTAGTGGGAATCTTCGCATTTATCTTCTCATCGATTTCCGACAATATCACTGCGACCTTAATTTCGCTTGCCGTCATTATGTCTCTCAAACTCGATGCTAAAAAACGCATAAAATACGCGACCCTTATCGTCTTTGCAGTAAACTCTGGCGGCGTATCCTTAATCACTGGCGATGTGACGACTTTAATGATCTTCCTCGCTGGCAAGGTGTCTATCGCCAACCTTTTACTATTAATCATTCCTGCAGCGGTAAGTGTGATGGTACTTGCCTCAATGCTCTCTATTGGTATGAACGGCACGCTGACCTTTGAGAAAGTTGCCAATAAAGCCATTGAGAAGACGGACATTACCATCGCCACCATTTTCCTAAGCACCATTATCGGTACCTTGCTATTGAGCGCTCTCTATCGCGTACCGCCGGTGCTTACCTTTTTATTCGGCCTGTCACTGATGTTCTTAGTGGCGCAATTTTTGATGCGTAAGAAAGACGTTAATCGCAAAATTATCGATTACATTCGCGAAATTGAATATGACACCTTGTTGTTCTTTGTCGGTGTATTGCTGCTGGTTGGCGCGTTAAAAGAGATTGGTGTGTTAGCGAAATTCACCGACTTATATCAATACCTCGCCCCAACGTACGCAAACTACATAATGGGCATCATGTCGGCGCTAATTGACAATGTGCCATTAACCGCAGCCTTACTCAAAGCCGACATTGCTATGAATGCGCGTCAATGGCTAGCATTTACTTATGCAACGGGCGTTGGCGGCTCAATGCTAATCATCGGCTCAGCAGCAGGTATTATCGCCATGAGTAAGGTGAAGGAGCTCACCTTTATGAGCTACCTACGCATGAGTTTATACCTATTGATAGCTTATACAGTCGGATACTATGGCGCTTATTTGGCGGGCAACTTCATTGCTTTAGCCTAAATAAATTGGTTGATGGCGCCTCTGAGAATTTTTGACTGGCAGCAATTGTTATTACTCTAGCGTAAATATCGTGTTGTTGAGTTGGCCGACTTTGTCCTGATAGGCCTGACTTTGCATTTGAGTGAGCCGACTTACGGTTCGCTCAAATGCCTTGGTCACGCGTCCGCCGCGATAAAGCGCACCAATTGCGCAAGGCGCGTCAATAACCAATAATTTATTGCGATCATAAAACTCATCAACTAACGCAATAAAACGCCGTGCACAGTCATCTAGATAACCAATTTGCACCGCCGCAGCAGGCGTTAGTTTATAATTGGTATCGCCATCTTCAATGCCCTTGGCAACAGTCACTTCCTCAATCACGCCGCCCATTTGCAATACATCACTAAGCACAATTACGTCATAGCTATCGGCCAATTTCATATAATCGTTCTGGCTACGCGGCCCATCACAAAGCGCCATAAAATCAAACCAAATGGTCTTAGCGCTCTCACCAATCACTGACAAATCGCGACCGTAAATATTTACGCTATGGTTAGTTTTTTCCAACTCTAAGCTGTAGCAATACGCGCTAAAGCCATGGCTGTCGTTTTCAAAATAGACCGAATTAGTTGCAGTTTGTTGGGTGCGATAATCTAGCTCACCATCGAGGGAAAAAATTTCTAAATGTTGTTTGATAAGCGCAATCGCAGGCAAAAATCTATCTCGCGCCAAACCGCCTTCATACAACTTATCAGGCACAGTATTAGAGGTAGCAATAATCATAATATTGCGTTGGTGTAAGGCAGAAAACACACCACCGAGTAACATCGCGTCGGCAATATCAGCGACGAAAAACTCGTCGAAACATATCACATCAAACTGCGCTGCTAAATCATCAGCAACTTGCTCAAGCGGATTGACTTGACCTTGCAGTTGATTGAGTTTGTGGTGCAGCTGCGCCATGAAATGATGAAAATGTAAGCGCAGTTTGCGCTTTGATGGCAAGGTGTCGAAAAACATATCCATCACCATGGTTTTACCGCGACCGACTCGACCGTATAAATAAAGCCCGTTAATGGGATCTCTACAAGCGAGTGATTTTTGTCGTTCATCCAACGCCGTTATGGCAGCAAGTTGAATTGCATCGAATGTGAGTTGCTCTGCTTTAACAGCAGCTTGATAACGAGTTAGCACTAAAAACCATCACAACAAGTTTAAAAGCGCCATATTACGTCTCTCATACGATTTTAACAAATATAGCTATCGGCGAAATTTTGTTTATTTGTATAGTCAGTCACTTATCAAAAGTCTATCTTCGAGCTACAATTGCTTTTTTTTATGCACAGAGTCTTAATATGTCAATTCAATGGTTCCCCGGCCACATGCACAAAGCCCGTAAAGAAATGATGGAAGTCATGGGGCAAATCGATATTATCATCGAGGTAGTGGACGCGCGCATTCCTTATTCAAGCGAAAATCCATTTGCCAATGAATTGCGCGGTGATAAGCCATTAATTAAAGTACTCAACAAATGTGATTTGGCCAATGATGAAGTAGTTAACCAATGGCAAGAACATCTCAATAGCCAACAAGGTGTTTCCTCGCTGGCGATTACCGCTAATGAACCAACGCAAGTGACTAAAATTTTAGATTTGTGTCGTAAACTAGTACCACAGCGCGATGAAATGGGCAAAGACATTCGCGCGATGATTATGGGCATTCCTAACGTTGGTAAGTCGACCATAATCAATATTCTTGCTGGTCGTGTTATTGCTAAGACGGGTAATGAACCTGCAGTAACTAAACGTCAACAGCGTATTAATCTTAAAAATGGTATTGTGCTATGTGATACGCCTGGGATCTTATGGCCGAAAGTGCACAACGAGCACAGTGGCTATCGTTTAGCTATTACTGGTGCAATTAAAGACACTGCGTTTGAATATGAAGACATTGCATCGTATGCAGCGGAGTATTTTCTTAAAGACTATCCAGAGATGATCAAAGAGCGTTATAAGCTTGGTGATTTACCGCATACCGATTGGGAGCTCATCGAAGATATCGGCCATGCCCGCGGTTTTAAGCGTGCTGGAGGCAGAGTCGATATGCATAAAACCTGTGAGATTTTATTACATGAATTCCGCTCAGGTACCATCGGCAAGATTTGTTTAGAAACGCCAGACATGGCAATAGCAGAGCAAATAATCGTCGATGAAAAATTAGCGCAAGAGGCGCTTGAAGGGAAAACGAAAAAGAAGAAACCTAAGAAAAAACGCCGTAGATAACGGCGTTTACAAAACTGAAATTAAACAGAAAGTGTTAAGCCAATTCCACTGTGCTATGAATTATTTCATCGATAGGAACTGGCTTTCCTAAGCCATAACCTTGGCCGTAGTTAATTCCCATTTCCTCTAATCGCTTGCGAATATCGTCATTTTCAACAAACTCGGCAATAGTTTCCATACCCATTACTTGGCCAACGTCGTTAATCGATTTTACCATCGCTTCGTCAATAGGATCTTCGAGCATGTCTTTAATAAACATGCCATCAATCTTTAACATATCGACTTTTAGGTTTTTCAAATAAGCAAAAGACGACAAGCCACTACCAAAATCATCGAGTGCGAATTTACAACCGTAAGCGTTTAACGCGCTAATAAAGAGCTTTGCGTGCGTCAAATTGGCAATGGCGGCGGTTTCGGTGATTTCAAATGATAACTTTGACGCTTCCACCTTATTGGCTTTTATAGCGCTAATGATGTGTTGCAATAACATTTCGTTACTAAGTGACAAGCCAGAAAGGTTAATGGAAATATGGTCAATGTGATTAATGTCATCGTGATGCTGACATAGCCATGCAAGGGTATTGTCAATAACCCATTTATCAATGCGGTGCGATAAATCAAAACGCTCTGCGGCGGGTAAAAATAAGCCCGGCGGTATCAAGTTGCCAGACTCATCGATCATTCGCACTAGAATTTCATAGCTAATTTTATCATGAGTTTGCAATGGCACTATTGGCTGGGCGAACAATGCTAAGCGATCATTTTCTAAAGCACCGTTAATCTTAGTAGCCCAATAAGTATCGTCCTTGCGCTGTGCTAGTACCTTATCGTCTTCTTGATAGACATGATAGCGATTGCGCCCAGCTTCTTTTGCCGCATAACATGCGCTATCTACCTGTTTTAGTGCTTCAACATAATTGTTGTGATGTCGTGTGATTTCCGTGACACCAATACTAATACCGAGTTTAAAAACGTGTTCATTCCAGCGAAAACGAAAGTCCTCTACCAATTTAATGAGCATTTCACAAATTAGCTTTGCTTGAGAGACATCTGTGGCGATAAGTAACAATGCGAACTCATCTCCGCCAATACGAGCTAAAGTATCGCTTGATGCACAATGTCGATTAAAAAGTACTGAGATTTGTCTAAGCAATTCGTCGCCTGCTACGTGGCCACAAGTATCATTGATAAGTTTGAATTGGTCGATATCGATAAAACACAATACATGTGTTTCATCCCCCTGTTCATTATCCTCCACCGTTGTACGTAAAATACTTTCAAATTCTTGTCGATTTATTAGGCCAGTTAAAGAATCGTGCGCCGCTTGATAACTAAATTTTCGTGACATATTGCGAAACTGAGTCACATCATCTTGCATGGCCACATAATGGGTAATTACATTATTTCTATCTATCAACGGATAAATATGCTCGTTGGCCCAATACTTTTCACCGCCTTTCTTCAAATTACAACGTTCGCCAACCCATTCACGATGTTGTTCAAGCATGCGCCAAATATTCTCTTCTATAGATTCATTTGAGGACAAGCGACCAAGACTAAAATAAGGGCGACCGATGCAGTCATAACTTTCAAAATCGGTGATTTCAGAAAATTTCGGATTGACGTATTCAATAATGCCTAGGGCATCGGTAATAACTACGGCACTAGGACTATGACGCACTGCGAGTGAAAAGATAGATAACTCTTGCGTGCGATTGCGCAGCAATTTCTCGCGATTGACCGAATCGGTGACATCTTGAACTTGAAATAGTGCATAACGTCGATTGTCAAAACTAACGGATTTAACATAACAGGTTTGCTCCATCAACGTGTCTTTTTTATGAGATTTTGTATAAAGCGGGAATAACCTTGGATGCAATGCGCTAGAGAGAATAGATGACATACCATAGGATGTTGCATGTTCTATGGCCCTTTTTATTGTAATTTCATTATTTAATTCAAAACAATCAAATAAATTTGTGCCAATGAGAGACGACTCATCTTTTTTAGAATGCTTAACAAACCATTGATTTACATCGATAATAGAACCAGAGCCATCTATCACTAACAGTCCGCAGTTAGTGTTATCAAAAACAATATCCGAGAGTAACTTTTGCATAGTCCGTTAGCTCCAGTTTATACGTAAAGCGTCGAAAACCGCTCTAGTTCGGTAATAAGGCGTTTTATGGACTCACTTGCCATTATAAGGCTCACCTGTCCTTTAACCTCTTTGCTAGTCAAGCTAAATGACATTGATAGTGTTAAGACCATAGGCTCTTCGCCGATATGCATCCGCTCAACATCAAATACATCACCAATATCGCCAGAAATTAACTCAGGTACACTGCTAGTTAGCTCACATTCGAGCACATCGGCAATACAGCCAAAACAGGCATTTAGAATAATATTCGACACTTCTTTTAGTGCTTCTTGCTCTAACTCTCCAAGTTCACTTCCCCAATTGCCCTCGCCTAAAATACTGCGCACTAATTCCAAGCTTGACTCATCATTAAAAAACAAAAATGCGTTACCGGAGAACTGACCGTCAAAACACTGCTCAACGGCATTAACATGGCCAGGAGAAATACACTGAAATAGCTCAAGTGCCGTGTTAAAATCCACCGCCTTTAACGAAGGAACGGTGAGTAACACCTCATCCCCCATCATTTCGCTAAATGAAACTGCGGCCCTGCCCATACCAATATTGAACAGTTCGCATAACGTATCGCAATAATCTTCGGTAAAGATATCTGATGTCATTACAAGCCTCCATCCGCGGTAAACTTAAGGATCATTTCTTCATTAATCGGCTTACCATAGAACGTCGCCCCTAAATCTTCGAATCGCTGTTTGACAACAGCTTGAATATTGGCTGTAAAAATCCCAATGTGGGCATGTGGCTGTAATTCATTAATTTTAGGAAGAATATCGTAACCAGTGCCATCAGGCATGTTATGGTCGAGGGAAATGTAGTCAAAAGATGCACTATCTACCCGCTCAAGTGCTTCTTTTGCTGTGGCTGCTTCGCTAATAGACCAATCGCTGTGGTGAGTTTTGATCATCTTAACGATCATCATGCGGGTTAAGCGACTATCATCGACAACTAAAACTGATTTTGGCTTTGCCATTTCTCTCTCCTTTGAGACTCACATTCTTTGAATGAGCCGATTACTGACCAACCGACTTACCGCTTATCAAAACTAGTGGCCTAGTTCCTTGAGCATGGTTTAGCTCCCCTTGAGGAGGATTTAATTAATATAATAGACAGAAAATTTTGATAAAAACAATACTAAATGTTGAGATTTATCTCGATTTCGTGCTTCAATAGATTTAATGCTTTTCGCAAGTATACCCGTCACAATTTTATGGAACTCGCAGTATGAATATGGATACAAATCACAGCAACTGGATGCAGTCTAATACTGAGCAAATCCTCACTTTTTCCCTAAATAACGAAGAGTTCGGCGTTAATATACTGATGGTTAATGAGATCAGGGAATGGAGCAATATCACAACTATTCCAGGCATTGCTAATTACGTCAAAGGCGTACTGCATCTGCGAGGAAACATTGTTCCCATCATTGATTTACGAGAAAAATTTGGTCTCGAGCCCATTCCTTATGGACCGACTACAGTTGTCATATTACTCAATATTTCCTCTGGCGAAGAGCAAAGTGTGATAGGTATAGTGGTAGATGCAGTCTCTGACACACATGCTGTAGACAACAATGAGATAAGAGAAAAACCGACTGTAGGTGGCTTTATCGACGTCGAATACATCGAAGGATTGGTGGAAGTTGACGAGCGTTTAGTCTTGCTATTAGACGTCAATAAATTGCTCACAGAAGGTCAGCTCAACGAATTAAAAGCGGCAATTTAACGTCTTTTTTATCAAAATCAGCGTCGCAACGGACTACGTAACCTGAATTAGGGTTATTTATTCCAAGTATAAATGGCTTTTACAGCGCTGCCATCTTCATGGTAACTAAGCTTTTGACATAACTCAGTAACCAGTTTGATACCTCGACCACTAAATTCATTCTGAGCTAATTCTATTTCGTCGTGCTCTTCGACCCAAGGGGTAAATTCAAAGCCGGTTCCAGAGTCAATCATCATTATATCAAGCGTTCCACCTTGCTCTGTCCCCGTATATTCGAGCTTAATTTTAATATAACCCTTGCCTAGATCAGCCAAGCGCTCTTCTTTCTTTTGAAAATACTGGGCAAATCCCTCTGGAGAGCTCTTTAAACTCGAATCGAGATCTAACACACCATGATCTAGCGCGTTGACATAAAGTTCTGTTAACACGGTATAGAGGCCATGCCATTGATCGCCAGGCCCTTCCATTTCGGTAATTTGATTGATAATAATTGGTATAGGATTTACGGTAGCAAGCTTTTCACCCGTTAACGCCATTTGCCAA from Psychrobium sp. MM17-31 includes these protein-coding regions:
- a CDS encoding bifunctional diguanylate cyclase/phosphodiesterase, whose protein sequence is MQKLLSDIVFDNTNCGLLVIDGSGSIIDVNQWFVKHSKKDESSLIGTNLFDCFELNNEITIKRAIEHATSYGMSSILSSALHPRLFPLYTKSHKKDTLMEQTCYVKSVSFDNRRYALFQVQDVTDSVNREKLLRNRTQELSIFSLAVRHSPSAVVITDALGIIEYVNPKFSEITDFESYDCIGRPYFSLGRLSSNESIEENIWRMLEQHREWVGERCNLKKGGEKYWANEHIYPLIDRNNVITHYVAMQDDVTQFRNMSRKFSYQAAHDSLTGLINRQEFESILRTTVEDNEQGDETHVLCFIDIDQFKLINDTCGHVAGDELLRQISVLFNRHCASSDTLARIGGDEFALLLIATDVSQAKLICEMLIKLVEDFRFRWNEHVFKLGISIGVTEITRHHNNYVEALKQVDSACYAAKEAGRNRYHVYQEDDKVLAQRKDDTYWATKINGALENDRLALFAQPIVPLQTHDKISYEILVRMIDESGNLIPPGLFLPAAERFDLSHRIDKWVIDNTLAWLCQHHDDINHIDHISINLSGLSLSNEMLLQHIISAIKANKVEASKLSFEITETAAIANLTHAKLFISALNAYGCKFALDDFGSGLSSFAYLKNLKVDMLKIDGMFIKDMLEDPIDEAMVKSINDVGQVMGMETIAEFVENDDIRKRLEEMGINYGQGYGLGKPVPIDEIIHSTVELA
- the zapE gene encoding cell division protein ZapE yields the protein MLTRYQAAVKAEQLTFDAIQLAAITALDERQKSLACRDPINGLYLYGRVGRGKTMVMDMFFDTLPSKRKLRLHFHHFMAQLHHKLNQLQGQVNPLEQVADDLAAQFDVICFDEFFVADIADAMLLGGVFSALHQRNIMIIATSNTVPDKLYEGGLARDRFLPAIALIKQHLEIFSLDGELDYRTQQTATNSVYFENDSHGFSAYCYSLELEKTNHSVNIYGRDLSVIGESAKTIWFDFMALCDGPRSQNDYMKLADSYDVIVLSDVLQMGGVIEEVTVAKGIEDGDTNYKLTPAAAVQIGYLDDCARRFIALVDEFYDRNKLLVIDAPCAIGALYRGGRVTKAFERTVSRLTQMQSQAYQDKVGQLNNTIFTLE
- a CDS encoding chemotaxis protein CheC, producing MTSDIFTEDYCDTLCELFNIGMGRAAVSFSEMMGDEVLLTVPSLKAVDFNTALELFQCISPGHVNAVEQCFDGQFSGNAFLFFNDESSLELVRSILGEGNWGSELGELEQEALKEVSNIILNACFGCIADVLECELTSSVPELISGDIGDVFDVERMHIGEEPMVLTLSMSFSLTSKEVKGQVSLIMASESIKRLITELERFSTLYV
- a CDS encoding response regulator; protein product: MAKPKSVLVVDDSRLTRMMIVKMIKTHHSDWSISEAATAKEALERVDSASFDYISLDHNMPDGTGYDILPKINELQPHAHIGIFTANIQAVVKQRFEDLGATFYGKPINEEMILKFTADGGL
- the ylqF gene encoding ribosome biogenesis GTPase YlqF → MSIQWFPGHMHKARKEMMEVMGQIDIIIEVVDARIPYSSENPFANELRGDKPLIKVLNKCDLANDEVVNQWQEHLNSQQGVSSLAITANEPTQVTKILDLCRKLVPQRDEMGKDIRAMIMGIPNVGKSTIINILAGRVIAKTGNEPAVTKRQQRINLKNGIVLCDTPGILWPKVHNEHSGYRLAITGAIKDTAFEYEDIASYAAEYFLKDYPEMIKERYKLGDLPHTDWELIEDIGHARGFKRAGGRVDMHKTCEILLHEFRSGTIGKICLETPDMAIAEQIIVDEKLAQEALEGKTKKKKPKKKRRR
- the nhaD gene encoding sodium:proton antiporter NhaD, with translation MVSGVILALIALAFVLIVIEDIIHVNKAKTTLFFGTLCWIIIFVTPLGGYSSEALQHKLDHNILEIATLWLFLMAAMTFVAYLNSKGFIQNLVHRIMPTQISERKLMFLVGIFAFIFSSISDNITATLISLAVIMSLKLDAKKRIKYATLIVFAVNSGGVSLITGDVTTLMIFLAGKVSIANLLLLIIPAAVSVMVLASMLSIGMNGTLTFEKVANKAIEKTDITIATIFLSTIIGTLLLSALYRVPPVLTFLFGLSLMFLVAQFLMRKKDVNRKIIDYIREIEYDTLLFFVGVLLLVGALKEIGVLAKFTDLYQYLAPTYANYIMGIMSALIDNVPLTAALLKADIAMNARQWLAFTYATGVGGSMLIIGSAAGIIAMSKVKELTFMSYLRMSLYLLIAYTVGYYGAYLAGNFIALA
- a CDS encoding chemotaxis protein CheW; protein product: MNMDTNHSNWMQSNTEQILTFSLNNEEFGVNILMVNEIREWSNITTIPGIANYVKGVLHLRGNIVPIIDLREKFGLEPIPYGPTTVVILLNISSGEEQSVIGIVVDAVSDTHAVDNNEIREKPTVGGFIDVEYIEGLVEVDERLVLLLDVNKLLTEGQLNELKAAI